Proteins encoded by one window of Melanotaenia boesemani isolate fMelBoe1 chromosome 10, fMelBoe1.pri, whole genome shotgun sequence:
- the st8sia2 gene encoding alpha-2,8-sialyltransferase 8B, with product MPLVFRTLLFGFVTLLVALLIIDDIAEVEKETADIGHSKKMNSNQLIPKPHRKATVHVDLTATARMSIHINHPPQTHNTTAKHSSSNWTFNKTLSNLIRKNILRFLDPERDISILKGTLKPGDIIHYVFDRHSTTNISENLYRLLPTVSPMKNQYHRRCAIVGNSGILLNSSCGPEIDSHDFVIRCNLAPVEEYSQDVGQRTNLVTMNPSVVQRAFQDLVSEEWKERFLQRLRSLSGSVLWIPAFMAKGGEERVEWALRLILLHTVNIRTAFPSLRLLHAVRGYWLTNNVHIKRPTTGLLMYTMATRFCEEIHLYGFWPFPLDPQGKAVKYHYYDTLKYEYTSSSSPHTMPLEFRTLNTLHRQGALRLHTGTCDVERRNLQRN from the exons ATGCCGCTTGTATTCCGCACGCTGTTGTTCGGGTTTGTAACGCTGCTGGTTGCGCTTTTGATAATTGATGATATCGCAGAAGTGGAAAAAGAAACTGC aGATATTGGACACTCAAAGAAGATGAACTCAAACCAGCTTATCCCGAAACCACACAG AAAAGCTACAGTGCATGTGGATCTGACTGCTACAGCAAGAATGAGCATACACATAAATCATCCTCCTCAAACCCACAATACCACTGCCAAACACTCGTCAAGCAACTGGACCTTCAATAAGACTCTCTCCAATCTCATCAG GAAGAATATTCTGAGATTCCTTGACCCAGAGAGAGATATCTCAATCCTAAAGGGTACACTGAAGCCAGGAGATATCATCCACTATGTGTTTGATCGCCACAGCACCACCAACATCTCAGAAAATCTCTACCGTCTTTTGCCAACTGTGTCGCCGATGAAAAACCAATATCACAGGCGCTGCGCCATCGTGGGCAACTCTGGGATCCTGCTGAACAGCAGCTGCGGACCTGAGATTGACTCCCATGACTTTGTAATCAG GTGTAATCTGGCACCAGTGGAGGAGTACTCTCAGGATGTGGGGCAGCGGACCAACTTGGTAACCATGAACCCCTCTGTGGTGCAGCGGGCCTTCCAGGACCTGGTCAGTGAGGAGTGGAAGGAGCGTTTCTTGCAGCGCCTTCGAAGCCTGAGCGGCAGCGTGCTGTGGATCCCGGCCTTCATGGCTAAGGGGGGAGAGGAGCGTGTGGAGTGGGCCCTTCGCCTCATCCTGCTGCACACTGTGAACATACGCACCGCCTTCCCATCGCTGCGCCTTCTCCATGCTGTCAGAGG ATACTGGCTAACCAACAATGTCCACATAAAGCGACCAACCACTGGCCTCCTCATGTACACAATGGCCACCCGCTTCTGTGAGGAGATCCATCTGTATGGCTTCTGGCCATTTCCACTGGATCCTCAAGGCAAAGCGGTTAAATACCACTACTATGACACTCTAAAGTACGAGTATACCTCCAGCTCGAGTCCTCACACCATGCCTCTGGAGTTCAGGACCTTGAACACCTTGCACAGACAGGGGGCGCTCCGACTCCACACGGGAACCTGTGATGTGGAGCGGAGAAATCTCCAGCGCAACTAG